The genomic region TCGAGCAGTTCGTCGGTTTGCTCACACTCTCGCCATCAATGGAGCGAATCGCTTACGGTCTTTGTGTGTTTCCGCCTGACCTCCCGGATCTCCCGACCGGGACTGCTTGCTGATCGAGCATTTGGCTTCGCATCTCGCCTGTCATCGGATGATTATTTATTCGGAATAATCGTAGGGAAATGGCTTGCTGCGCCGCGCAACTGAAGCGGATGAAATATGTTCGGTGCGTATGATTTATACCTCCCCGCGTGGGGCCTCCGCCTCGGTCCTGGAGTCTTTCCCTCGGCGTGGTCCAACACGGTCCAGCCGGTGCCGATATTTATCCGTATGATCTCTGCCACCGTACAAGCCTTGTGCGCACGGTGCGATCATCTGGATTTTGGGAGATTTTGGAGAACTTCGCCCGGCCAACCGGAGCCCGGGTGCCGAAAGTGGGAAGAACTTGATTAAGCTACCAGGCGCGCTGAAAAGATGTAATTACGGCCTGCCGATGACCGCTCGTGACCGCCTGGCGAAGATCGAGACACCGAGATAGTGGTGGCCCCGTTCGCGGGCGACTTGTTGTGACACGCGGGAGACCTGTTTTTCGGGAGTTTAACAACAACGGTTTTTGTCCCGGCGGCGATGAGTTATGACCAGCGGAAGCCAAACCGGGCGGACAAGATGTGACATGGATATCGATGGAAGATCGATTCTGATCGCGGTTTGTTGAACGCTAGAATGGCCGGTTAGGTGTCAGAGAAGGTGGCGCGTCGTAAGGGCAACATAACACCAGGGAAGTGGGCACACACAGCGGGAACACATTTTTTGTGGGCTGATTAATCGGTAGTGTCTGAAACATCTCCTTACTTCCCTGCTTTTCGTTCCAGTGAGAGAAAGTTGTAACTATAACTGTTGTATATCAACCATAACACGGTTTtgtgtaaaatttaaataggCACACGTGTCAAAGTCTTCCGTATTTCATTTtgagtttaatttaaacaaactcGAGATGCCAAACTTCAAAGTGTCTTAAAATCTTCACGCATGTTTAACTTCTCATTTTGCAAATTTGCATATTGCATAAGTTAAAGTATTTGatgttcaatttaatttgGGAATTTGGCGGTTAGGGGGTTCCCATGTATTCCTATGCTAAAAAGCGTCGACATGCATCTCTAGCATTGTGGTGCCTAGACTACTCGAGATTTGTTTAATTGCGTTTCCGTTCGGGAGTTTTACATTATCTCATGATAGAGGCTTCATTGCTACATGGCTTCCCCGTTGGACCTTATCGCTGCGACGTGAACCtatgttttaatgatttttgctCCCAGCTCGGAAGAGCCATCATTCCTGTAATGGTTCCATCTGCGCTTGAAATGTTTTGACCCAACGAATTAATAGGTCATGCTGTCGTTGGCGCTTAAGGCGTTGACAAGCCATAATCTATCAGGGAGGTTTCGCATAATCTTTCGATGGTGTCTTAATTGGAGGTCGCGTTGTGCAGCTTTCCGGTTCAAGCTTATCGCTATTACTCGACCTCCGATTCCTGTGACTCATTGGACCAACCACCAAGTCCCACTATCATCGCGTATTTTCCGTGTGCGATTGTACAGATCCCTCGAGACGTTGTTGTTATACTAAGACAGAGACAAACCTGGCATTAACGTATCAACATGCGTTTGCAAATCATTCGTACGTAGCAAGACTTTAAATCCATACGATCGAACCAACGCGTGGCTCAATCGTGTTTCAACTCTGAACGGGAGCGCACTCCAAAGGAATTGTTTCGTTGGCAACTTTTCGTCGCATCTCGTTAGCAGCTAAGGTTTTGGTGAGTATATTTTTTGACGACCATTACTAACAAAAAATGCTAACTCACAGAAGTACTTCATCCACAGGTGAAAATAAAGCAGCATGTTTTCGCAAACGATCGTGCTGTTTGCCTTGGTGGCATCGCTCGGTTGTATTGAATCAGCCCAGAATTTGATTAAAGATGGCAAAGCTGCTTCTTCCGACCCTCTGATTACAGCACCACTTGCAAATAAAACGGTATGTTTACGTTTACTCCTGACTAACCTCATCCTCAAGGTCATCCTCAATACACAATTGTACCTGATTTTGCTTTTCACAGACTTGTAACGGAGAGTGTGTCGTACATTATCTATGTAAGAACAACGAAATCGTAGATGATGGAACTAATATTATCGACATTCGTGTCGGTGAAGATCCGGAGGAGGAGTCAGAGTGTCCGCACTACCTTGAGACctgctgcgagaagaaagaAGACATCGAGAAGCCACTGTCGGTTCTTACAACACCAACACCTCCAGTGCCATTTCCTGATAAGGCGATTCCGAAATGTGGTTACCGTAACATCAACGGTCTTGGTTTTCGCATTACTGGTAACGTGAACGGTGAATCGGAGTACGGTGAGTTCCCGTGGATGTTGGCGGTACTGCGCGAGGTGCGGGTAGCCGACAGCAGTAATAATATATACGAGTGTGGCGCGTCGCTGATTGCCCCGAACGTGGTCCTGACGGCGGCCCACTGTGTGTACAACAAGCAGAAGGATCAGCTGCTAATCCGTGCTGGCGAGTGGGACACTCAGACGCACAATGAGCTGTATGCGCACCAGGATCGGCGCGTTGCAGAGATCATCACGCACGAACAATTCAACAAAGCTTCGCTGGCTAACGACGTCGCCCTGCTGATCCTGACCGAACCGTTCCTACTGGCCGCGAACGTGCAGCCGATTTGTCTGCCACCGAAGGGATACTCGTTTGATCTGAGCAAGTGTTTCGCTTCCGGCTGGGGCAAGAACATCTTCGGCCAAGAGGGTAAATACCAGGTGATCCTTAAGAAGGTGGAGCTCCCGGTTGTCACCAACAATCAGTGTCAGGGTGCGCTCCGTAGAACCCGACTCGGTAGGCGGTTTCGACTGCATCCGAGCTTCATGTGCGCAGGAGGTGTCGCCGGCCAGGACACGTGCCGTGGAGACGGTGGATCGCCGCTCGTCTGCCCAATTGCTGAAGCGCCGGAGTACTACTATCAGGCCGGTATTGTAGCGTGGGGCATAGGCTGTGGTGAGGAAGGTATCCCCGGCGTGTATGGTAATGTGCAGTACTTCCGCGAATGGATTGACAAAACATTGGTGGATCGAAGTATTCTGACCAGTGACTACGTCTATACACCTTAACCGAAATGACTGTGAGCTGATAAGGTCTTTTTGGAGAGTAGGCATCTTTAAAGGAGCACACAGCATACAGCTCCgcaacaaattgtaattagtGGTAATAAAATGTCTTTCAGAAAGTGATCCTGAAATCCAGGAACTAAAGATACAATTATACATATTGTATTGAATatatcaatttaaacaaaacgaCACTGCTCCAAAACGGTAGAAGATACCGTCGAGAAGGATTAGTTGATTTCAATACCAGAACGACGCTTGGAAGATTATCCACAATAATCCGTACAACGTCCAGCCATCTGAAGTCGGCATGTTAACATCACAGATTAACAATGATTACAATAATCAGAATTGTAATTACACGTAAAAATCTAGGCCTAGAATTCAGAGAAGAAAGGAAGACCATAAggttcaacaaataaaaaggttCTTTAATACAGAATGAACaatgattattttaaatttagtaGAAAACAACGCGTTACTTCAAAGGCAGGGACATCTACTGGACTTGGATCTTTAACAGATTTCCACATTCCGCTCGAAGTTGACATCTTCTCCCCGATGTTTCCACCCATTTTTAGCGCAGCATCAAACATCACCTTTCTGCGCGCGGCATGTTTTGACCCGACGAATTAATTCGTCACGCTGTCGTCCGACGCTGAAAGAGTGTCATCTCAGCACTCCGGCAAATATTGACACTAACCGGAACGAAACGCCAGCCGGGCGAGTCCTGTTCCAATCGTTTGATGCGTCCGCAACCTATCGCTGCCAATTGTGTGCATTCTTGTCCAACGTTCGGTCTGCCTTTCAAGAGCCCAACAACTGGGAGTGGAAAAAGAACAGATTCATTCGCCTTTTGTCGGCGCAACAGAGCGGCATCCTTTGGAAGGGCCTTCCGTGCCGGGGGAAAAGTCACCACGAGATCgggatcatttttcttttcccttcccgaGCAGCGAGTATATTCATCCGGCCGTCACACGCCGGGGCCGCCACAAAGCTTCGACAAATCGGTGCGGGTTGAAACTAATTGTTTCGCCATTGTGCCATCGGATGTCGTTGCCTGCGAGCGGTTTGGAACTTGAAATTCGAATTTGGCTCGCAAGTGCCGCCGAACCATCCGCCGTCCGGCCCGTTGGGAAGGGACATCATCGAGAAGCCGGGACCGCAATTGATAGAGTTCTAGATCCCAAGACGGGAGCTCCTAGTAAGAACCTCGAGAAGCAtatggaaggaaaatgggaaCAAAATTCTCTGAACCACAAGATCGCCGCTAGAAGTTCCAGTGTTCCGAAATGTCCTATT from Anopheles coustani chromosome 3, idAnoCousDA_361_x.2, whole genome shotgun sequence harbors:
- the LOC131272546 gene encoding phenoloxidase-activating factor 2-like; amino-acid sequence: MFSQTIVLFALVASLGCIESAQNLIKDGKAASSDPLITAPLANKTTCNGECVVHYLCKNNEIVDDGTNIIDIRVGEDPEEESECPHYLETCCEKKEDIEKPLSVLTTPTPPVPFPDKAIPKCGYRNINGLGFRITGNVNGESEYGEFPWMLAVLREVRVADSSNNIYECGASLIAPNVVLTAAHCVYNKQKDQLLIRAGEWDTQTHNELYAHQDRRVAEIITHEQFNKASLANDVALLILTEPFLLAANVQPICLPPKGYSFDLSKCFASGWGKNIFGQEGKYQVILKKVELPVVTNNQCQGALRRTRLGRRFRLHPSFMCAGGVAGQDTCRGDGGSPLVCPIAEAPEYYYQAGIVAWGIGCGEEGIPGVYGNVQYFREWIDKTLVDRSILTSDYVYTP